ACGATCGGCCAGATTGCCGTTCACGAATTGCCCGATCGCATATCCCATCAACATCGCAAAACTGATCCACCCTATGGTTGCGAAAGGAACATTAAAGTCGGTCACCATTCCCTGCGCTGCCCAACCGAAATTATGTCTGCCTGTATAAAAAAACAAGTAGCAGAACATAGTCAGCAGTAACATCTTCCATTGCTGTTTGCGAAACGTGTCGGTCATATTTTTTTGGTTGGTTAAAAACGAATGCCCACCCTGAGTGGCTTGTATTCAAGCGCATATTCGAAGGCCTGTTGTGCTTCTGCAAGCCCAAACTCTTTGCCCACAATAGTATCAAACGGAAACCGATTGTGGTTGCGTCCTATAAAATCAACTGCGTAAGCGAAATCTTGATAATTATAGTTATGCAACCCTTTGATCGTAACCAGCTTCCTTACCACCTGTTCGGCATCGATCATCACATTGCGTGCGTGAAAAACGGCTCCGATCCAAACCGCCGTGCCTCCGACCGCAAGAGAAGCAAGCCCGGTCTCCATAGCCTCCGGTGCTCCGCTCATGTCAAAGGCAATATCAATGTTTACAGGTCTGCCGGGCTGTATTTCAGCATTATCGGTTAAATTAGGATGTTTCAGCAGAAAAGTAGCGTCAGCGCCAAAATCCAGGGATTGTAACAGTCTGTCACCATTGATATCCGCTGTAAAAACCTCAGAAGCACCAGCGTCCTTACACATTGCTGCACAAACCACGCCCAGTAAACCCAATCCAGTGATCATCACCCGCTTACCTTTGAGCTCTCCCGCCAGCCTTAACGCTCCCGAAACAGTAGCCATTGCACAATTGATCGTAGCGGCAACATCAAGGGGAACGCCGTCCGGAATTTTCAATATTGTCGTGTTTTTTTTCAGAACGCAGTATTCTGCCAGCCCGCCATGAAATGTGTCCAGTTTTGTAACCTGCGCATGTCCGTACTTAAATAGGTCAGGTGCCTTTTGCGGCATTCCGCGCTGCGCCTCAACGGACTGCGGATCCGAAGAAAAAATGCTCCATGTCACCAGATCTCCGGCTCTCAGCGTGTTGCCGTCGTAGTCGTGGCCGGAGTGCCTTTTGCCGACTTCCACGATTTCGCCAACGATTTCGTGGCCCAGAATGGTAGGGGTTTCTTCGTGCCTCAGGCCGCAAAATGTGTGCAGATCACTTCCGCATATGGTGGTGTAGCGGTTTTTGACAAGAATTTCATCAGGGCCGATCGCTGGAAGCTCCCGCTCCACAAGCTCCATTTGACGTCCGGCACCATTAAAGATTAGAACATTAGCTGATTGCATCTATATAACTGGTGAGATAATTTCAATGCAAAGATGCAATCAAAAAGTTTATTTATACTAAACTTATGTTAAATCTACATTAAGCTTCCAATTCGCAGTAACCTGTCCATTCGTTTTAATTTGTCATAAGCTTGTCTGGCCACATTAACCTATTTCAAAAAACGCCAGGCTTCAACGACGGAATCAACGTGCTGCTCTTTGACAATTTCGTCGAATCTTTTTGCTAGATCCGGATGTTCGGCGGCAATGTCAGTGGTTTCATTACGGTCGTTCTTCAAATTGAATATCTGCCAGGCGTTTCCTGGGTTATGCTTTAAGTCCGTTTTTACACCTTTAAAATTACTCATGCGTATGGCCAGTTGACCACCTTTTTCAGGATATTCCCAGTACAAGAAGTCGTGTTTCTTCTGCTTGCTTTTCCTGCCTAATAATTCAGGTAAAAATGAAATTCCGTCCGTTTTTGACAGCGCCTGACCGGTTAGTTCCGCCAGCGTTGCCATTAAATCATACTGAACCGAAATGTGATTGCTTACGCTGTTCGCCTTGATCCTGCCCGGCCAACGCGCAATAAATGGCTCCCGGATGCCGCCTTCATAAACATCCATTTTAAGTCCGCGAAGCCCGCCAACGCTATTAAAGTATTTCGCATTGACCCCGCCGTTGAATGTTGCACCATTGTCGCTGCTGAACATGACAATCGTATTTTCATCCAAGCCAAGCGCTTTGAGCTTTTCCATGATAATGCCCACCTGATCGTCCAGATAGGTGATCATTGCCGCATAAGTTGACAGCGGATATTTTGTTGAGGCATATCCATTTTCACCGTAGTAAGGCTTTTCATAAAAAAGATCGATATACTTTTTCACATATTCATCAGGTGCTTGCAGCGACACGTGCGGGATGGTGTAGGGCATGTATAAAAAGAACGGCCCGCCTTTACTTTTTTCAATGAAGGCCAGCGCCTTCTCCGTCATTTTGGCAGGTGCATAGGCTTTTCCAATATAATATGCGAAATCCGCATCGGTTGCCGTCGCTGGGTCCAGCTTCTTATGCACATTTAGCCAGGGCTGCGGCAATGTGTCCCACTTATCATTTTCCCATAAATGGGACGGGTAAAAGTTATGGGCCTGCTTTTGATCAAGGTAACCGTAATAATAATCGAAGCCTTGCTTGAGAGGCGATCCCTCCGTATTATTCATCCCGAGTCCCCATTTCCCGGTTACTGCCGTCGAGTAACCCTTTTGTTTCAACATTTCGGCGATTGTAAATTCCGTTGCCGGAAGAGGCTTTTGACCAC
The genomic region above belongs to Dyadobacter pollutisoli and contains:
- a CDS encoding arylsulfatase gives rise to the protein MIHTFTHAQKTQLPNIIYIYADDMGYGELGCYGQLKIKTPNLDKMAREGIRFTQHYTSMPVCAPARAMLLTGKHGGHSAIRGNLELGGFKDEEERGQKPLPATEFTIAEMLKQKGYSTAVTGKWGLGMNNTEGSPLKQGFDYYYGYLDQKQAHNFYPSHLWENDKWDTLPQPWLNVHKKLDPATATDADFAYYIGKAYAPAKMTEKALAFIEKSKGGPFFLYMPYTIPHVSLQAPDEYVKKYIDLFYEKPYYGENGYASTKYPLSTYAAMITYLDDQVGIIMEKLKALGLDENTIVMFSSDNGATFNGGVNAKYFNSVGGLRGLKMDVYEGGIREPFIARWPGRIKANSVSNHISVQYDLMATLAELTGQALSKTDGISFLPELLGRKSKQKKHDFLYWEYPEKGGQLAIRMSNFKGVKTDLKHNPGNAWQIFNLKNDRNETTDIAAEHPDLAKRFDEIVKEQHVDSVVEAWRFLK
- a CDS encoding alcohol dehydrogenase catalytic domain-containing protein translates to MQSANVLIFNGAGRQMELVERELPAIGPDEILVKNRYTTICGSDLHTFCGLRHEETPTILGHEIVGEIVEVGKRHSGHDYDGNTLRAGDLVTWSIFSSDPQSVEAQRGMPQKAPDLFKYGHAQVTKLDTFHGGLAEYCVLKKNTTILKIPDGVPLDVAATINCAMATVSGALRLAGELKGKRVMITGLGLLGVVCAAMCKDAGASEVFTADINGDRLLQSLDFGADATFLLKHPNLTDNAEIQPGRPVNIDIAFDMSGAPEAMETGLASLAVGGTAVWIGAVFHARNVMIDAEQVVRKLVTIKGLHNYNYQDFAYAVDFIGRNHNRFPFDTIVGKEFGLAEAQQAFEYALEYKPLRVGIRF